The DNA window aagaaaaatGGCTCTTATTGTATATGTGTATACCGTGTAATAAGTGTCTTGTGTAAATTGTGGGTATACTTTTTGTATAGTGCATTGGgtttttttatattgtatttAGTCCATTTTGTTTTGAGTATAATATATCTAATCCgttttttatagtatatttagtccgtttgttttgtgtgtagtatgtgcagtgtgtttttatattttacgtGTATTATGTGATGTGTGTGTATGTACAGTGTGTATATGTGGatgcaatgtttgtattttgtgtatagtgctTGTATTTTGTTTGTAATGTGTTTATTgagtgtgctatgtgtgtattttctctacgtatatattttgtgtatagtgtgagtGTAGAGtagtgtgctatgtgtgtattttctgtacATATAAATTTTGTGTAGAGTGTGAGTGTAGAgtagtgtgcattgtgtgtatacTGTGAGAAGTGtgagtattttgtgtatactttgTGTATGTTGTGCGTAGTgtgttagagtttagtatactgaaagaaTATTTTGTAATAATGTGTTTTGCTTTTGCATTTATGAGATGTTTTAATTTAACATTTAAATACATAAGaagcaaaatgagtctaagtcttttgcATAGTAAATGAGTTGTGAACggcgttcacagtaggtaaTTCGTCGGTTCTTGCAGAAGGAAAATTggttcacaacctagataggctttgaccaCCTGCCGCgaaaggttgcgacgtcagtctgaaagtttccttacctaaggaaatgaatgacgtcggtgtggtatagcactgaaaggatcaaatagtgagataagtctttcttggctatttactgaaagacgaggtctcggtaattgtagtttcttaatcattgttgacatagcattgaacatacgatattaattgaaatGGTGAGGGTATTTCGtcgcccaagaatcctgatagattgggtaatgatcattaatgtctaagtggtgcttgatgcgaagcatatttcttatacttttccccctaaactacacacttttatgttaattataactcatcaagttgtatttgtattgaagtttaggagggttggaagctggaagttcgccgGGTGAAATTGGCAAAGCATGCAGAGATCAGAAACTTCGTCTGGTCGGGAGATTATGAgcttcaaaacgcccggtcgggcgaaacgCGTAAAAGCATGAGgagagtccagaaagttcgcccggtcgggcgattcttcAAGACacaaaatgcccggtcgggcgtttcccgcgAGCCATCCAGaagcctttcgcccggtcgggcgattatcccttctaatttcgcccggtcgggcgtttggtgGTTCAACTGCATTTCAGCAGTTTTCTCGGCAGTTTTGCtgggggaaaataaaaagaaaaaggaaacggATGGTGTAGGGGGGAGAAGAAGCGAGGCTAGAGGGAGAGCACGTCAGAAAGGAATTGAGAATTGGAGAAGCACGAGTTTGAAGAAGGAAGAACCAAGTCAAACATTTCTTGGATTTGTATTCCATGGTTTTAATTGTTGACTCTccatttattattttctctagTGTGGAAATGCTAGGCTAAGAACTCCATTGTTGCTCCAAACATGTAGATGGAtgaattaattatttgatttatacTATGTTCTTCTTTATCTTATGATCGTCTTCATCACATTTTCCTTGTTTGAATCTATTACTTTTGGTGCATCATTAGTAGTAGTTCCATAATTCTAAtcaaatgtctctttaactttgaaTAGGATAGATCCTTGTGGTGATGAATTATCAATTAGAGTTGTTTAGACGATAATTTGGTAATGGATTTCATGAGCTTATAGTAGTTGATCTTGGATTCTCGCGCATCCGTAGGATTCTTAGATTAATGAAGATTGGTTTATTGAATATGTGTTCAACTATTCTTGAACTTTTGTATGTCTAGCATGTTTAGTGCTAGCATCGTGAATTGTTAGTAAAGTCCCGTAATTCATAAGATAAAGTTGGATATGAGAATAAATCATTGTATTATCCATGAGTGTTTGGAGTAACATGTTCTTCTCTTAATTCATCTTGCTTGTTTAATTCCttgtaattgtttttgcatggtctttaatcaaaatcatcaaacCAAAATATCTTTTATTATGTCTTTTCTGTGTTTTGGAATTAAATAATCGtttccttccctgtggatcgacaccttaaTTTACTACACACGACCCTGTAGTCTTGCAGCGAAGTAGTAATTTTTGGGTTAATTAATTGAACTTGAGTGTTATATTATCTTATTATAAAAAACCTGAatttacacatcaagttttggcgccgttgccggggaaggcaatagattgtttaacttctagtttgtgttttgttttatttttattttgatctttctcttatttttgtaGGTACTCATTTCGTGTTCTTGGaggtgatagccatctaccGCGTCTGGACTTGAAGATGAAGGAGTATATTTTCTAGGTGACATCTTTTAACTCTTAGTTTAGGTAGTCTAGTTTTTCACTTAAGCACACACATTTTATAGtacttaccccgaagttgtcgagaggtctcgctttcggtaataGGAAATATATTGTGCTTGTGtttggtgtattttctgttgtgtaggtattaaaaaaaaaaagtgaatgcacACGCGATCACAGGGTACACCACTGTTTGGActactctgttatcaaagaagaagTAAGGTTAGAGGGTCAGAGTTTGAGATCTTCCCGGACTATTCGAGTCCATTCAGAAGTAACCGACTCTTTGGTGAAGAAAGAGATCAGAATTCAGACGGTGAATCAATGGCAGATAACAATGAGATTCCACCACCCGTGGTGAGGTTTGGCGACACTCTGAGATCGGGAATTGAGTACCCAGGGGAGTGTGCCTACGCAAATGACAACGtcaacattccacctcactacatCAGTTTGGTGAATGGAGGAAATCTTTTTCATGGACGGGATGATGAAGATCCGGTGAGCCATTTGAATGCCTTCTACGAGCTGACAAATTCTCATAGACCTCCAAATGTGGAGCATCATCGGATTAAGAGGGCCttatttccattctcattgAGGGAGAAGGCAAGAGCGTGGTATGACTCATTACCGGGCTACAACATAGCAACTTTCCAAGAGTTGAAGTCGTTGTTTCTTGTGGAATACAACTCTccaatgaagattgagaagttgagagaggagatcaccTCATTCCGACAGAAGTATGATGAGTCCTTCGCGGAGGCATGGAAGAGATTCACGGAGTTGATAAGGAAATGCCCAAGTCACGGactagctccggggcatgaccttttgaaattctacaaGGGACTCAACAGTGAAGGCACGGGATTGGTGACTGCAGGTTCGAATGGGAACCTAGATGATCTAACTCAGATGAGGTGAGGGCTTTGTTTCAAAGGCTGGCCAACAATCAACGGAATTGGCACAATCCAAGGCGAGGGGCTGATAGAGCAGGAGATACATTTGGTGCTACAAAGGATGCGGAAAGAGTGACCGCAATTGAGGCTCAACTGGCGGACATTAGCACTCAAATGTCGTCGATGACAAAGGCAGTTAAATCTCTTCAACTGACTCCTCAACCCCAAGCTGTGACGGTGATGAGATGCGGGTTGTGCCAAGGCGggcatcatactgatcagtgcCCAAGTCTTCAAGGACCTCCTGTGGAGGATGTGAACTATATTGGCAACAATCGCCAAGGGTTCAATCAAGGCAACCAATATAACAATCAGCAAAATTGGAGGCCTCAACAAACGGGATGGAATCAAGCTAGTCCTAGGAACAACTCGGGTAATCAATGGAGGAACAATACTCAACCCccgggttatgagaagaagccatcAGTCGAAGATCAGTTGGGACAGATTCTCTCTTTTATGAAtaagagtcaaaaggagaatgaGAATTTCAAGGAAAGAACAGTGGAAAAGTTTGGACAGATGGAGGCGACAATGAGGAATCTCGAGACTCAGATTGGACAGCTTGCCACGGCATCACACACGAGGATTCCTAACACCATCCCAAGTAATACTGTACCTAATCCTAGAGGCAATGAACAGTGTAAGGCAGTGACTTTGAGAAGTGGTCGCGAGTTGGATTCGACACCATTAATGGACGgccaaggtacttccggcatctcacacgcaggggcggatgagattttaggcttgcattcctcgcacgcaggggcggacgaggcatgtaagggaagtcccgcgttggtgcaaggggcccaacatggtcaagaacaggctgcatcCGGCAGCAAGGAACATGGTGAAGAATCCGATACAAGTGGAAAGTGTTCAGCAGAAGAGAAGGGTAAGAAGATAGTGGAAATGGAGTCAAAGAAAAAGATATTGACAAGTCCAGCACTAGATCCGAAAAGCAAGTTCAACTTCCCCGATCATATTCCTCC is part of the Salvia splendens isolate huo1 chromosome 22, SspV2, whole genome shotgun sequence genome and encodes:
- the LOC121786731 gene encoding uncharacterized protein LOC121786731, producing the protein MSSMTKAVKSLQLTPQPQAVTVMRCGLCQGGHHTDQCPSLQGPPVEDVNYIGNNRQGFNQGNQYNNQQNWRPQQTGWNQASPRNNSGNQWRNNTQPPGYEKKPSVEDQLGQILSFMNKSQKENENFKERTVEKFGQMEATMRNLETQIGQLATASHTRIPNTIPSNTVPNPRGNEQCKAVTLRSGRELDSTPLMDGQEQAASGSKEHGEESDTSGKCSAEEKGKKIVEMESKKKILTSPALDPKSKFNFPDHIPPPPYPTKRKKRVPKEKSFEWMMNVIRKVNVDVSLVDLFTNFPKFSKFFKDMMANKEKLQDEGIVALSMNCSQLIS